Proteins found in one bacterium genomic segment:
- a CDS encoding cytidine deaminase: protein MPSSPIRQGSTSKISRGRAEYSRLVRTARAARRRAYAPYSRFPVGAAVLARDGSMYAGANVENASYGLTQCAERVALQTAVAAGHRSLRAVAIAGPAGLTPCGACRQVMAEFGVVTVILAPPSGPPEVVRLADLLPRPFGGARYDRAGL from the coding sequence ATGCCGTCGTCTCCGATCCGACAGGGTTCGACCTCGAAGATATCACGCGGGCGCGCGGAGTACAGCCGGCTCGTCCGGACCGCCCGCGCCGCGCGGCGGCGCGCCTACGCGCCCTATTCACGGTTCCCCGTCGGGGCGGCGGTGCTGGCCCGGGACGGCTCGATGTACGCCGGGGCGAACGTCGAAAATGCCTCCTACGGTCTGACGCAGTGCGCGGAACGGGTGGCGCTGCAGACCGCCGTCGCCGCCGGTCACCGGAGCCTGCGCGCCGTTGCGATCGCGGGGCCGGCCGGCCTGACGCCGTGCGGCGCGTGCCGTCAGGTCATGGCGGAGTTCGGGGTCGTCACGGTGATCCTCGCCCCTCCGAGCGGCCCGCCGGAGGTCGTCCGCCTCGCCGATCTGCTCCCGCGGCCGTTTGGAGGGGCTCGGTACGATCGTGCCGGTCTATAA
- the argR gene encoding arginine repressor — MTMAVDTPRVASPPKRAAAPGRREATRAERERRIRDILGRHAIETQDDLVERLRQEGLAVTQATVSRDIKRIGLVKVPLSGGRSQYVAPERPSPADVLRRLHHAVTEYVLSVDAGDDLVVVHTLTGRANAVAAAIDEMQWPDVVGTVAGDDTILIVPRRRPVRGRVLAMLRRVMEGEAP; from the coding sequence GTGACGATGGCGGTGGATACCCCCCGCGTCGCGTCCCCGCCGAAGCGGGCCGCCGCACCCGGCCGGCGGGAGGCCACGCGTGCCGAGCGCGAGCGCCGGATTCGCGACATTCTCGGCCGCCACGCGATCGAGACCCAGGACGATCTGGTCGAGCGGCTGCGGCAGGAAGGCCTCGCCGTCACGCAGGCGACAGTGTCGCGCGACATCAAGCGCATCGGCCTCGTCAAAGTTCCGCTGTCCGGCGGGCGCTCCCAGTACGTCGCCCCGGAGCGGCCGTCGCCCGCCGACGTCCTGCGGCGATTGCACCACGCGGTGACGGAGTACGTGCTGTCCGTCGACGCCGGGGACGACCTCGTGGTGGTGCACACCCTCACCGGCCGCGCCAACGCCGTCGCGGCGGCCATCGACGAAATGCAGTGGCCCGACGTCGTTGGAACCGTGGCCGGCGATGACACGATTCTTATCGTGCCACGCCGCCGGCCGGTGCGGGGCCGGGTGCTCGCGATGCTGCGCCGCGTGATGGAGGGCGAGGCGCCGTAG
- a CDS encoding hemolysin family protein: MGLRFAALGVLILCGAFFGAAETALFAANRMALRRLRDAGDRRARVAHRLLEDPGNLLTTLLAGNTIANVGSSVVATSIALSLLGRRTGELVAFVGATVLVLILGEIAPKTLAVRYADRFALRVAGPVRTVSLVLTPLVRLLSLAGTAIARPFGGAITPRAPLVTEDQLRFLVQVGEEEGVIEEEEREMIHSIFEFGDTLVREVMRPRVDIVAVPARATINEALGLVMEYGHSRIPVYEGNIDHVIGIVYVRDLLPALRQGRLDQPVREVLRPAFFVPEAKKVDELFRELQRRKVSMAIVVDEYGGTAGLVTMEDLLEEIVGEIQDEYDLEEKPIQLIDDRTAVVNGRTPIDEVNEILGLQLPVEEVDTIAGLVYALAGRVPVQGETVSVPGAELRVERALGQRITKVRITRSTPPAPPPTGGRPAEEATMPTRGSAAGA; encoded by the coding sequence GTGGGCCTTCGTTTTGCCGCCCTCGGCGTACTGATCCTCTGCGGCGCGTTCTTCGGCGCCGCGGAAACCGCGCTTTTTGCCGCGAACCGCATGGCCCTGCGCCGGCTGCGCGACGCCGGCGACCGCCGTGCGCGCGTGGCCCACCGGTTGTTGGAAGATCCCGGGAACCTCCTCACGACGCTGCTCGCCGGCAACACCATCGCCAACGTCGGCTCGTCCGTCGTGGCGACGTCCATCGCCCTCAGCCTCCTCGGCCGCCGGACCGGGGAGCTCGTGGCCTTCGTGGGCGCGACGGTCCTCGTTCTGATCCTCGGTGAGATCGCACCGAAGACGCTCGCGGTGAGGTACGCGGACCGGTTTGCCCTGCGCGTGGCGGGACCCGTGCGGACGGTGAGCCTCGTGCTGACGCCGCTGGTCCGGCTGCTCTCCCTCGCCGGGACGGCGATCGCGCGCCCCTTCGGCGGGGCGATCACGCCGCGCGCCCCCCTCGTGACGGAGGATCAGCTGCGCTTCCTCGTCCAGGTCGGGGAAGAGGAGGGCGTGATCGAGGAAGAAGAGCGCGAGATGATCCACTCGATCTTCGAGTTCGGGGACACGCTCGTGCGGGAGGTCATGCGGCCGCGCGTCGACATCGTCGCGGTGCCGGCGAGGGCGACCATCAACGAGGCCCTCGGTCTCGTGATGGAGTACGGCCACTCGCGGATCCCGGTGTACGAAGGGAACATCGATCACGTCATCGGCATCGTCTACGTCCGCGATCTCCTCCCGGCGCTCCGGCAGGGCCGGCTCGACCAGCCGGTCCGCGAAGTCCTGCGGCCGGCGTTCTTCGTGCCGGAAGCCAAGAAGGTGGACGAGCTGTTCCGGGAGCTGCAGCGGCGGAAGGTCTCGATGGCGATCGTCGTCGACGAGTACGGCGGCACCGCCGGGCTCGTCACGATGGAGGACCTGCTCGAGGAGATCGTCGGCGAGATTCAGGACGAGTACGATCTCGAGGAGAAGCCGATACAGCTGATCGACGACCGCACGGCCGTCGTAAACGGCCGGACGCCGATCGACGAAGTAAACGAGATTCTCGGGCTGCAGTTGCCGGTCGAGGAAGTGGACACGATCGCCGGTCTGGTGTACGCGTTGGCCGGGCGCGTGCCCGTCCAGGGTGAGACCGTGTCGGTGCCCGGCGCCGAACTGCGGGTGGAGCGGGCGCTCGGCCAGCGCATCACCAAGGTCCGGATCACGCGGTCGACGCCGCCGGCGCCGCCCCCCACAGGGGGCAGGCCGGCGGAGGAAGCGACGATGCCGACCCGGGGCTCCGCCGCGGGCGCCTGA
- the argB gene encoding acetylglutamate kinase — protein sequence MSRIPAAATGETDLAGSVIAQGLRYVNAWKGRTVVVKFGGSVLDVAPHRGQDGRATLAGDLVLLKGAGIDPVLVHGGGPEITRMLERLGKPSTFVQGLRVTDAETMDVVEMVLAGRANKSLVSAVTQAGGRAVGLSGKDGRMLLARKYRAEVDLGQVGEVEAVDPGLVRALSRDGYIPIIASIGIGEDGASYNLNADTAAGALAVAVGASKFILLTDVDGVYRDPGFAGRGGGDARTPVSELRAADAEAMIRDGTISRGMIPKVAACLDAIRGGVPSAHIINGTVPNALLVELFTERGIGTMLTP from the coding sequence ATGAGCCGGATCCCGGCGGCGGCAACGGGCGAGACCGACCTCGCGGGCAGCGTGATCGCCCAGGGGCTCCGGTACGTCAATGCCTGGAAGGGCAGGACGGTCGTCGTGAAGTTCGGCGGGAGCGTCCTCGACGTCGCCCCCCATCGGGGGCAGGACGGCCGGGCCACCCTGGCCGGCGATCTCGTGCTGCTCAAGGGCGCCGGCATCGATCCGGTGCTGGTCCACGGCGGGGGGCCGGAGATTACGCGCATGCTCGAGCGGCTCGGCAAGCCGTCCACGTTTGTGCAGGGGCTCCGCGTGACCGACGCCGAGACGATGGACGTCGTGGAGATGGTGCTGGCCGGCCGGGCCAACAAGTCGTTGGTCTCGGCTGTCACGCAGGCCGGCGGGCGCGCGGTCGGGCTCAGCGGGAAAGACGGGCGCATGCTGCTCGCGAGGAAGTACCGGGCCGAGGTCGACCTGGGCCAGGTCGGCGAAGTGGAGGCGGTCGACCCGGGACTCGTGCGCGCGCTGAGCCGCGACGGGTACATTCCGATCATCGCCTCGATCGGCATCGGCGAGGACGGGGCGAGCTACAATCTGAACGCCGACACCGCGGCCGGGGCGCTGGCGGTCGCGGTCGGCGCGAGCAAGTTCATCCTGCTGACCGACGTCGACGGGGTGTATCGGGACCCCGGCTTCGCGGGGCGGGGCGGCGGCGACGCGCGCACGCCGGTGTCGGAACTGCGCGCGGCCGACGCCGAGGCCATGATCCGCGACGGCACGATCAGCCGCGGGATGATTCCGAAGGTCGCGGCGTGCCTCGACGCGATCCGCGGGGGCGTGCCGAGCGCGCACATCATCAACGGAACCGTCCCGAACGCCCTGCTGGTGGAACTGTTCACCGAGCGCGGGATCGGGACGATGCTCACGCCGTAG
- the argJ gene encoding bifunctional glutamate N-acetyltransferase/amino-acid acetyltransferase ArgJ, whose product MAEGVSRLIQGGVTSAQGFVAAGVHCGIKPQKKDLALVFSRVPAGAAGVFTSNKVKAAPVLLDIERIRTGRGQAVVLNSGNANACTGEQGMRDAREMGLLTAQGLGIAEDLAYVCSTGVIGRPLPMDAVRHGIPEAVRLLGPDGAAAAEAIMTTDTVPKTAAVQVPIHGQVVTVGGMTKGAAMIHPQMATTLTVLTTDAAVALPLLHAALRRAADVSYNRITIDGDQSTNDTILMLANGEAGAPEITEPGEALDAFEAALAACATNLARMIPRDAEGGTKLIEVTVRGAQSEDDAYRAARAVALSPLVKTAIYGRSPNWGRIFVAVGASGAEVQPERMSVRIGPVLVADRGGPAGEPEGLEELVRYMAGDTVAVVVDLGLGKAEATMWTSDLTEEYVKENAHYLT is encoded by the coding sequence ATGGCGGAGGGGGTGTCGCGGTTGATCCAGGGCGGCGTGACGTCCGCGCAGGGCTTCGTCGCGGCCGGCGTGCACTGCGGGATCAAGCCGCAGAAGAAGGACCTCGCGCTCGTGTTCTCCCGCGTCCCGGCCGGGGCGGCCGGCGTCTTCACGTCCAACAAGGTCAAGGCGGCGCCGGTCCTCCTCGACATCGAGCGCATCCGGACGGGGCGCGGCCAGGCCGTGGTGCTCAACAGCGGCAACGCCAACGCCTGCACCGGAGAGCAGGGGATGCGGGACGCCCGGGAGATGGGGCTCCTCACGGCCCAGGGGCTCGGCATCGCCGAGGACCTGGCGTACGTGTGCAGCACGGGCGTGATCGGCCGGCCGCTTCCGATGGACGCGGTGCGCCACGGCATCCCGGAGGCCGTGCGCCTGCTCGGCCCGGACGGCGCCGCCGCCGCGGAGGCGATCATGACGACCGACACGGTGCCGAAGACGGCGGCGGTCCAGGTGCCCATCCACGGGCAGGTGGTGACCGTGGGCGGCATGACGAAGGGCGCCGCGATGATCCACCCGCAGATGGCCACGACGCTCACCGTGCTGACCACCGACGCCGCGGTGGCGCTCCCGCTGCTCCACGCGGCGCTGCGCCGGGCCGCCGACGTCTCGTATAATCGGATCACGATCGACGGGGACCAGAGCACGAACGATACGATCCTCATGCTGGCCAACGGCGAGGCCGGGGCGCCCGAGATCACCGAACCCGGCGAGGCGCTCGATGCCTTCGAGGCGGCGCTCGCGGCGTGCGCCACGAACCTCGCGCGCATGATCCCGCGGGACGCCGAGGGCGGAACCAAGTTGATCGAGGTCACGGTCCGCGGCGCGCAGAGCGAGGACGATGCGTACCGGGCGGCGCGGGCGGTCGCGCTCTCACCGCTCGTCAAGACCGCGATCTACGGCCGGTCGCCGAACTGGGGCCGGATCTTCGTCGCGGTGGGCGCCTCCGGCGCGGAGGTCCAGCCGGAGCGGATGTCGGTGCGCATCGGCCCGGTGCTCGTCGCCGACCGCGGCGGCCCGGCGGGCGAACCGGAAGGTCTGGAGGAACTCGTCCGCTACATGGCCGGCGACACCGTCGCGGTCGTGGTCGATCTCGGGCTCGGCAAGGCCGAGGCGACGATGTGGACGAGCGACCTGACCGAAGAGTATGTGAAAGAGAACGCCCACTACCTGACGTGA
- the ybeY gene encoding rRNA maturation RNase YbeY codes for MDVIVTNLQHLAVDAKFIRAVVLQALRLHGYRTPPDVGVALVDDGYIRMLNREYRGGDHATDVLAFPLDADDGRAGENDVNEPVLGDIVISVQRAREQARQFKHPLRREVALLAIHGLLHLLGYDDETEAAASAMWARQKELLETILDTGLPPAGVPPHPPRRGGRDRR; via the coding sequence ATGGACGTCATCGTCACGAATCTGCAGCACCTTGCCGTGGACGCGAAGTTCATCCGCGCCGTGGTCCTCCAGGCTCTTCGGCTGCACGGGTACCGCACGCCGCCCGACGTCGGCGTCGCCCTCGTGGATGACGGCTACATCCGCATGCTGAATCGTGAGTACCGGGGCGGCGACCACGCCACCGATGTGCTTGCCTTTCCGCTGGATGCGGACGACGGCCGGGCCGGGGAGAACGATGTGAACGAGCCGGTGCTCGGCGACATCGTGATCTCCGTGCAACGCGCGCGAGAACAGGCGCGGCAGTTCAAACATCCGCTGCGCCGGGAAGTCGCGCTGCTGGCGATTCACGGGCTGCTGCATCTCCTGGGCTACGACGACGAGACCGAGGCGGCCGCCTCGGCGATGTGGGCCCGGCAGAAGGAGCTCCTCGAGACGATCCTCGATACCGGGCTGCCTCCCGCGGGTGTTCCGCCGCACCCGCCGCGCCGGGGCGGGCGGGACAGACGGTAG
- a CDS encoding argininosuccinate synthase: MGQPRNIALAYSGGLDTSVIIPWLKERHPGARVVAVVADVGQGDDFDQVRDKARRSGADAVHVVDVRRIFVTDYIMPALRAGAVYEGRYLLGTSLARPLIARVQVEVARAEGCDALAHGCTGKGNDQVRFELAYQALAPQLSVIAPWREWTLGSREEEIDYARAHGVPVPVTREKPYSMDQNLWHLSFESGVLEDPWTEPPAEMFRLTVDPAKAPEAPEYVEIGFERGTPVAVDGRRLDPVDLVAALNRRAGAHGVGRVDLVENRLVGMKSRGVYETPGGTVLMEAHHHLETITLDRETQHFKALVAPRYAELVYYGLWYSPLRRALDAFVSSTQETVSGSARVKLYKGTCTVVGRRADRSLYSHALATFGRGAGYDQKDAEGFIRLFGLPTKVFAGTNPESTQDPSPIPLPSGDVAAGGRR, encoded by the coding sequence ATGGGACAGCCACGGAACATCGCGCTCGCCTACAGCGGAGGGCTCGACACCTCCGTCATCATCCCCTGGCTCAAGGAGCGGCATCCCGGCGCGCGGGTGGTCGCGGTGGTCGCGGATGTCGGCCAGGGCGACGACTTCGATCAGGTCAGAGACAAGGCGCGCCGGAGCGGCGCCGACGCGGTCCACGTCGTGGACGTGCGGCGGATCTTCGTCACGGACTACATCATGCCGGCGCTGCGGGCCGGTGCCGTCTACGAGGGCCGGTATCTGCTCGGGACGTCGCTCGCGCGGCCGCTGATCGCGCGCGTGCAGGTCGAGGTCGCCCGGGCCGAAGGGTGCGACGCGCTCGCCCACGGGTGCACGGGCAAGGGCAACGATCAGGTTCGGTTCGAGCTGGCGTATCAGGCGCTGGCTCCGCAGCTTAGCGTGATCGCCCCCTGGCGCGAGTGGACGCTCGGGTCCCGCGAAGAGGAGATCGACTACGCGCGGGCCCACGGGGTCCCGGTGCCGGTCACCCGCGAGAAGCCGTACAGCATGGACCAAAACCTCTGGCACCTGAGCTTCGAGAGCGGCGTGCTGGAGGATCCCTGGACCGAGCCGCCGGCCGAGATGTTCCGGCTGACGGTGGACCCGGCGAAGGCCCCCGAGGCGCCGGAGTACGTCGAGATCGGGTTCGAGCGCGGGACGCCGGTGGCCGTCGACGGCCGCCGGCTCGATCCCGTGGATCTCGTGGCCGCGCTCAACCGCCGCGCGGGCGCGCACGGGGTCGGGCGGGTCGACCTCGTGGAGAACCGCCTGGTGGGCATGAAGAGCCGGGGGGTGTACGAGACGCCCGGGGGGACCGTGCTCATGGAGGCGCATCACCATCTCGAGACGATCACACTCGACCGGGAGACGCAACACTTCAAGGCGCTCGTGGCGCCGCGGTACGCCGAGCTCGTCTACTACGGGCTGTGGTACTCGCCGCTGCGGCGCGCCCTCGACGCGTTTGTATCGTCGACCCAGGAGACGGTCTCGGGCAGCGCGCGCGTGAAACTCTACAAGGGCACGTGCACGGTGGTGGGCCGCCGGGCCGACCGGTCGTTGTACAGCCACGCGCTGGCGACCTTCGGGCGGGGCGCCGGCTACGACCAGAAGGACGCGGAGGGGTTTATCCGGCTCTTCGGCCTGCCCACCAAGGTCTTCGCCGGCACGAATCCGGAGAGTACGCAGGACCCGTCGCCGATTCCGCTCCCCTCCGGCGACGTCGCGGCCGGGGGACGGCGCTGA
- a CDS encoding acetylornithine transaminase, translating into MTTREIVELSGRVLAPNYRRAPVAFREGRGMRLWDLEGKEYLDFVAGIAVDVLGHAHPRQVAAIQQQAARLVHVSNLFQIPEQARLAERLVAVTGIANGRVFFCNSGAEAAETAIKLARKAGRARRGADVYEIIVASHSFHGRTMGALAATMNPKYHEGFEPMLPGFVEVPFNDLGAVARAVGPKTAAVLIEPVQGEGGIHPASDAFLGGLRRLCDERGLLLVLDEIQTGFGRTGRWFAYQHAGVTPDVLALAKGLGGGVPIGAVVARDEVMQVLQPGTHGTTFGGNPLVCAAALAVIDTIEAERLVENARETGAYLMGRLSELAARTPAVTEVRGRGLMVAAEVTLPSEKVVAACLARGLLVNNVRPTSVRFVPPLIATRADVDRAIELFEAALKDVTAQAPAPA; encoded by the coding sequence ATGACGACGCGCGAGATCGTGGAGTTGAGCGGCCGGGTTCTGGCGCCGAACTACCGGCGGGCGCCCGTGGCGTTTCGGGAGGGCCGCGGGATGCGGCTCTGGGACCTGGAGGGCAAGGAGTACCTGGACTTCGTCGCCGGGATCGCCGTCGACGTGCTCGGGCACGCGCATCCGCGCCAGGTGGCGGCGATCCAGCAGCAGGCGGCCCGGCTCGTGCACGTCTCCAACCTCTTCCAGATCCCGGAGCAGGCGCGGCTCGCGGAGCGCCTGGTGGCGGTGACCGGCATCGCGAACGGCCGGGTGTTCTTCTGCAACAGCGGCGCGGAGGCCGCGGAGACCGCGATCAAGCTGGCCCGCAAGGCCGGCCGGGCGCGCCGGGGGGCCGACGTCTACGAGATCATCGTGGCGAGCCACAGCTTCCACGGCCGGACGATGGGCGCGCTCGCGGCGACGATGAATCCGAAGTATCATGAGGGATTCGAGCCGATGCTGCCCGGCTTCGTGGAGGTGCCGTTCAACGACCTCGGGGCCGTGGCGCGGGCGGTGGGGCCCAAGACGGCCGCCGTGCTGATAGAACCGGTGCAGGGCGAGGGCGGCATCCATCCGGCGAGCGATGCGTTTCTCGGCGGGCTCCGCCGGCTGTGCGATGAGCGCGGCCTGTTGCTGGTGCTCGACGAGATCCAGACCGGATTCGGGCGGACGGGGCGGTGGTTCGCCTACCAGCACGCCGGGGTGACCCCCGATGTCCTGGCGCTGGCGAAGGGCCTCGGCGGCGGAGTCCCGATCGGCGCGGTCGTGGCGCGCGATGAGGTCATGCAGGTCCTGCAGCCGGGCACGCACGGCACGACGTTCGGCGGCAATCCGCTGGTCTGCGCCGCCGCGCTCGCCGTGATCGACACGATCGAGGCGGAGCGGTTGGTGGAGAACGCCCGGGAGACCGGCGCGTATCTGATGGGCCGGCTCAGCGAACTGGCCGCGCGCACGCCGGCCGTCACCGAGGTCCGGGGCCGCGGGCTCATGGTCGCGGCCGAGGTGACGCTGCCGTCCGAGAAGGTCGTCGCGGCGTGCCTGGCCCGCGGCCTGCTGGTGAACAACGTCCGGCCGACCTCCGTGCGCTTCGTGCCGCCGCTGATCGCCACGCGCGCGGACGTCGATCGCGCGATCGAGCTGTTCGAGGCCGCGCTCAAGGACGTGACGGCGCAGGCTCCGGCGCCGGCGTAG
- a CDS encoding diacylglycerol kinase family protein, with the protein MRPASRIRGTAAPPDPGGARRARSFRAAVACALHGVRVGVRRQPNLRAHIAIAGLVLLGGAAARLSGLELAVLAGAIGLVLSAELLNTSIELLTDLVSPGDDPRAGAVKDVSAGAVLVASGSAVALGVFVALPHVWPAAPIAGRAAAALGTACLIVFAIAARESPTAGDGGGSEP; encoded by the coding sequence GTGCGGCCGGCCTCCCGCATTCGCGGGACGGCGGCGCCTCCGGATCCGGGAGGGGCGCGCCGCGCGCGATCCTTCCGCGCCGCGGTCGCGTGCGCCCTGCACGGCGTGCGGGTGGGCGTCCGCCGGCAGCCGAATCTCCGCGCCCACATCGCGATCGCCGGGCTGGTCCTACTCGGCGGGGCGGCGGCGCGGCTCTCCGGCCTAGAGCTCGCGGTGCTGGCCGGGGCGATCGGCCTGGTGCTGTCCGCGGAACTGCTCAACACCTCGATCGAGCTGCTGACCGATCTGGTGTCTCCCGGCGACGATCCGCGCGCCGGCGCCGTCAAGGACGTGTCGGCCGGGGCGGTGCTCGTCGCCTCCGGAAGTGCCGTGGCGCTGGGGGTGTTCGTCGCGCTGCCCCACGTCTGGCCGGCGGCCCCGATCGCGGGACGCGCCGCCGCCGCGCTCGGGACCGCGTGCCTGATCGTGTTCGCGATCGCCGCGCGCGAAAGTCCCACCGCAGGGGACGGCGGCGGGTCCGAGCCCTGA
- the argH gene encoding argininosuccinate lyase, translating into MNERPRGRPPEEPATARMWGGRFRGTIDPTVAAFTTSLPFDRRLYRADILGSIAHANMLGRCRIIETDEADQLVRGLGELLQEIDAGMLAIQGAEDIHSFVEVQLRTRLGDVAGRLHTARSRNDQVATDLRVYLKGEIVTLVGRTVALQQVLLALAESHPSVIIPGYTHLQRAQPVLLAHHLLAYVWMLQRDAERFREVFARTDVLPLGAAALAGTSYPIDRQIVASLLGFSRVAENSLDATADRDFAVEFIAAGSLLMSHLSRLATEIVLWATSEFGFVELLDTISSGSSIMPQKKNPDAAELVRGKAARVLGDLTAILAMLRGLPLAYNSDLQEDKDAVFDTVDTVQASLQVMGILLHGIRFEEARIAAHLRGGFMGATELADYLARKGVPFREAHELVGRIVLYAQEHGRELWELSPDEYREFSPLLASDVPDLTTPAGAVATKRSEGGTAPERVTEQMQAARGAVTRTLSWLAGLPAVPAERATVAPPHGGGKSA; encoded by the coding sequence ATGAACGAACGGCCGCGTGGACGGCCCCCCGAGGAGCCGGCGACCGCCCGGATGTGGGGCGGCCGGTTCCGGGGCACCATCGATCCAACGGTCGCCGCATTTACGACCTCCCTGCCGTTCGACCGCCGGCTGTACCGCGCCGACATCCTCGGCAGCATCGCCCACGCGAACATGCTGGGACGGTGCCGGATCATCGAGACCGACGAAGCCGACCAGCTCGTCCGCGGCCTGGGTGAGCTGCTCCAGGAGATCGACGCCGGCATGCTCGCGATCCAGGGCGCGGAAGACATTCATTCGTTTGTCGAGGTCCAGCTCCGCACGCGCCTCGGCGATGTCGCGGGGCGCCTGCATACGGCCCGGTCGCGCAACGATCAGGTCGCGACCGATCTGCGCGTGTATCTCAAGGGCGAGATCGTCACGCTCGTGGGACGGACTGTCGCGCTGCAGCAGGTCCTGCTCGCACTCGCCGAGTCGCACCCGTCGGTGATCATTCCCGGCTACACCCACCTGCAGCGGGCCCAGCCGGTGCTTCTCGCCCACCACCTCCTGGCGTATGTGTGGATGCTGCAGCGCGACGCGGAGCGCTTTCGGGAGGTGTTCGCGCGGACCGACGTCCTGCCGCTGGGCGCGGCGGCGCTCGCCGGCACCTCGTACCCGATCGACCGGCAGATCGTCGCCTCGCTGCTCGGATTCTCGCGGGTCGCGGAGAACAGTCTCGATGCGACGGCGGACAGGGACTTCGCCGTCGAGTTCATCGCGGCCGGGTCGCTCCTCATGTCGCACCTGTCGCGGCTCGCGACCGAGATCGTCCTGTGGGCGACCTCGGAATTCGGGTTCGTCGAACTGCTCGACACGATCAGCAGCGGCAGCAGCATCATGCCGCAGAAGAAGAACCCCGACGCCGCGGAGCTGGTGCGCGGGAAGGCCGCCCGCGTCCTCGGCGACCTCACCGCGATCCTGGCGATGCTGCGCGGGCTCCCGCTCGCCTACAACAGCGATCTGCAGGAGGACAAGGACGCCGTCTTCGACACCGTCGATACCGTCCAGGCGAGCCTGCAGGTCATGGGGATCCTCCTCCACGGCATCCGCTTCGAGGAGGCGCGCATCGCCGCGCACCTGCGCGGCGGGTTCATGGGGGCGACGGAGCTCGCGGACTACCTGGCGCGGAAGGGCGTGCCGTTTCGCGAGGCGCACGAGCTCGTCGGCCGCATCGTCCTCTACGCGCAGGAGCATGGGCGCGAACTCTGGGAGCTTTCGCCGGACGAGTACCGGGAGTTCAGTCCGCTGCTCGCCTCCGACGTGCCCGATCTCACCACGCCGGCCGGCGCGGTCGCGACGAAGCGCTCCGAGGGCGGGACCGCGCCCGAGCGCGTGACCGAGCAGATGCAGGCCGCCCGAGGTGCGGTCACACGCACGCTGTCGTGGCTGGCCGGGCTGCCCGCCGTGCCCGCCGAGCGGGCCACCGTGGCGCCGCCGCACGGCGGCGGAAAGTCCGCGTGA
- a CDS encoding SIS domain-containing protein, with the protein MQTPRKVDSGFAAAAANPRTQHPYHMYDAIRQQPDAFAAVAARTAPAADAFVPRLARCDRLYLVGIGTSYHAALAGEHLVRTYGGDLPVQAVHAFDFALYGPRLSPRDAVVTITHRGTKRYTRDALARAREAGCTTVLITGEPQTDGGDRADAGLVLHTVAQERSSAHTVSYAGAVAALGVLAAGVGRARLGRAALDPAVLETGLPAALRGALDLEPDIAARGRALASSRRIWLIGGGPGAVAAAEGALKIKETSYLTAEGMSAEAILHGPFQSSEPDDLFVLIAPAGPAQRRVADVAGAIQEIGAPWIVVDDGTATMPDGPTARWSVPPVPEPFTALTCVVPVQLFAYHLAVARGTNPDSFRLEDPRFARAYRRVTL; encoded by the coding sequence ATGCAGACCCCTCGCAAGGTCGACTCAGGTTTCGCGGCTGCGGCGGCCAATCCCCGCACCCAGCATCCGTACCATATGTACGATGCAATACGGCAGCAGCCGGACGCCTTCGCGGCGGTGGCGGCGCGCACGGCGCCCGCCGCCGACGCCTTCGTGCCGCGGCTCGCCCGCTGCGACCGCCTCTACCTCGTCGGCATCGGCACCTCCTACCATGCCGCGCTCGCCGGCGAGCACCTCGTACGCACGTACGGCGGCGATCTTCCCGTGCAGGCCGTGCACGCCTTTGATTTCGCGCTGTACGGGCCGCGGCTCAGCCCCCGCGATGCCGTCGTGACGATCACGCATCGCGGCACGAAACGGTACACGCGCGACGCGCTTGCGCGGGCACGCGAGGCCGGCTGCACCACCGTGCTCATCACCGGTGAACCCCAGACGGACGGGGGTGACCGCGCGGACGCCGGCCTCGTGCTCCACACCGTGGCCCAGGAACGCTCGTCCGCGCACACGGTCAGTTACGCCGGGGCCGTCGCCGCGCTCGGCGTGCTGGCCGCCGGGGTCGGGCGCGCGCGGCTCGGGCGTGCGGCGCTCGACCCGGCCGTGCTCGAAACCGGCCTGCCCGCCGCCCTGAGGGGCGCGCTCGATCTCGAACCTGACATCGCGGCGCGGGGCCGCGCGCTTGCCTCGAGCCGGCGGATCTGGCTCATCGGCGGCGGGCCCGGGGCCGTCGCCGCCGCGGAAGGCGCGCTCAAGATCAAGGAGACGTCCTACCTCACCGCCGAGGGCATGAGCGCGGAAGCGATCCTGCACGGACCGTTCCAGTCGAGCGAGCCCGACGACCTGTTCGTCCTTATCGCGCCCGCCGGTCCGGCGCAGCGCCGCGTGGCGGACGTGGCCGGGGCGATCCAGGAGATCGGCGCCCCCTGGATCGTCGTCGACGACGGGACCGCCACAATGCCGGACGGGCCGACCGCGCGCTGGAGCGTCCCGCCCGTCCCGGAACCGTTCACGGCGCTCACGTGCGTGGTCCCGGTGCAGCTGTTCGCGTATCACCTCGCCGTCGCCCGCGGGACCAACCCGGACAGTTTTCGCCTCGAAGACCCGCGGTTTGCGAGGGCGTACCGGCGCGTGACGCTCTAA